The Rhododendron vialii isolate Sample 1 chromosome 8a, ASM3025357v1 genome has a window encoding:
- the LOC131297976 gene encoding calcium-transporting ATPase 9, plasma membrane-type translates to MTSGNAFLNASPVAAPAAAGNDHEHDVEAGGVAGLAPQEVEFVDPFDIANTKNASIESLKRWRQAALVLNASRRFRYTLDLGKEEETEQRRRMIRAHAQVIRAALLFKLAGQRAIVLGSTVAPPTPCGDYEIALEELASMTRDQNNSALQEYGGAKGVADLLKTNLDTGITGDDSELANRRNAFGSNTYPVKKGRTFLRFLWEAWQDLTLIILMIAAIASLSLGIKTEGLEEGWYDGGSIAFAVLLVIVVTATSDYRQSLQFQNLNEEKRNIHLEVVRGGRREKISIYDIVVGDVIPLKIGDQVPADGILISGHSLAIDESSMTGESKIVRKDPKGPFLMSGCKVADGSATMLVTGVGINTEWGLLMASISEDNGEETPLQVRLNGVATFIGIVGLSVALFVLTVLFARYFSGHSKNADGTVQFVRGKTSLGDAVDGAIKIITIAVTIVVVAVPEGLPLAVTLTLAYSMRKMMADKALVRRLSACETMGSATTICSDKTGTLTLNQMTVVEAYVGRKKITSPEDSSQFSVVVSSLLHEGIAQNTSGSVFPSKGGGDMEVSGSPTEKAILHWGIKLGMNFNVIRSESTVLKVSPFNSEKKRGGLALKRPNSEVLVHWKGAAELVLASCAGYLDSNGSRQSIENDKMFFKEAIDDMAARSLRCVAIAYRSHQMDKVPTDEEQLSQWNVPDDDLVLLAIVGIKDPCRPGVKDAVRVCTNAGVKVRMVTGDNIQTAKAIAMECGILASDADVGEHDVIEGKTFRELSEKERELVAPKISVMGRSSPNDKLLLVQALRKGGEVVAVTGDGTNDAPALHEADIGLSMGISGTEVAKESSDIIILDDNFASVVKVVRWGRSVYANIQKFIQFQLTVNVAALIINVVAAISAGDVPLNAVQLLWVNLIMDTLGALALATEPPTDHLMKRSPVGRREPLITNIMWRNLIVQALYQVTVLLVLNFFGKGILNLDHDSQEHANKLKNTLVFNAFVFCQIFNEFNARKPDQMNVFSGITKNRLFVGIVGATFVLQILIIEFLGHFFSTVRLNWSLWLISLVIGIIGWPLAMVGKLIPVPKTPFAKIFIKPYQRCIAARSA, encoded by the exons ATGACTAGTGGCAATGCCTTCCTGAATGCATCGCCCGTCGCGGCTCCTGCTGCGGCCGGCAATGACCACGAGCATGACGTGGAGGCCGGGGGAGTGGCCGGCTTGGCCCCACAGGAGGTGGAGTTTGTTGATCCTTTCGACATTGCCAACACAAAGAATGCGTCCATTGAGTCCCTTAAGAGATGGAGG CAAGCGGCACTTGTGCTTAATGCTTCTCGCCGATTTCGGTACACTTTAGACCTGGGAAAGGAAGAAGAGACCGAACAACGAAGAAGGATGATCAGAGCACATGCACAAGTTATAAGG GCAGCGCTGCTTTTCAAATTGGCTGGGCAACGAGCAATTG TGCTAGGTTCCACAGTAGCGCCTCCAACTCCATGCGGTGATTATGAAATTGCACTAGAAGAGCTTGCTTCAATGACTAGGGATCAGAATAACTCGGCCCTACAAGAGTATGGAGGG GCCAAAGGGGTAGCGGATCTATTAAAAACAAATCTGGATACAGGAATCACTGGTGATGATAGTGAACTAGCTAACCGAAGAAATGCTTTTGGATCAAATACCTATCCTGTCAAAAAAGGGCGGACTTTCTTG AGGTTCCTTTGGGAAGCTTGGCAAGATTTAACCCTAATTATCTTGATGATAGCTGCTATAGCATCATTGTCACTTGGAATAAAGACAGAG GGCCTTGAAGAAGGTTGGTATGATGGGGGTAGCATTGCCTTTGCTGTTCTTCTTGTAATAGTTGTTACAG CGACAAGCGACTATAGGCAGTCACTccagtttcaaaatttgaatgaagaaaAGCGAAATATCCATTTAGAG GTTGTTCGAGGTGGTAGAAGAGAGAAGATTTCTATATATGATATTGTTGTTGGTGATGTTATACCTCTTAAGATAGGTGATCAG GTCCCAGCAGATGGAATCTTAATTTCTGGACATTCTCTTGCCATCGATGAATCCAGTATGACTGGGGAAAGCAAGATT gttCGGAAAGATCCAAAGGGACCATTTTTGATGTCTGGTTGCAAGGTTGCTGATGGCTCTGCAACTATGCTG GTAACTGGTGTTGGAATCAACACTGAATGGGGATTGTTGATGGCAAGTATCTCAGAAGATAATGGTGAAGAAACACCCCTGCAG GTACGGTTGAATGGGGTTGCAACGTTTATCGGCATAGTTGGGCTTTCAGTAGCTCTCTTTGTGCTCACTGTCCTTTTTGCCAG ATATTTTTCTGGACACTCGAAAAATGCAGACGGAACAGTTCAGTTTGTCCGGGGGAAGACCAGTCTTGGTGATGCAGTTGATGGAGCCATAAAAATTATTACCATCGCA GTCACCATTGTTGTGGTTGCTGTCCCTGAAGGGCTTCCTCTGGCTGTTACCTTGAC CCTGGCATACTCAATGAGGAAAATGATGGCAGACAAGGCCTTG GTGCGTAGGCTTTCAGCTTGTGAAACTATGGGTTCTGCAACAACTATTTGCAGTGACAAAACTGGGACTTTGACCTTAAATCAG ATGACTGTAGTTGAGGCTTATGTTGGGAGAAAGAAGATTACGTCACCTGAAGACAGTTCTCAGTTCAGCGTTGTTGTTTCGTCTCTGCTACATGAGGGCATTGCTCAGAATACTTCGGGCAGTGTTTTCCCCAGCAAg GGTGGTGGAGATATGGAGGTTTCTGGATCTCCTACAGAAAAGGCTATCCTTCACTGGGGCATCAAG ttggGGATGAATTTTAATGTTATCAGATCAGAATCTACAGTTCTAAAAGTTTCTCCTTTCAATTCGGAGAAAAAGCGAGGGGGTCTTGCACTAAAAAGG CCCAATTCTGAAGTTCTTGTTCATTGGAAGGGAGCAGCTGAGCTTGTTCTAGCCTCATGTGCAGGATACCTTGACTCTAATGGCTCACGGCAATCCATTGAGAATGATAAG ATGTTTTTTAAGGAAGctattgatgatatggctgcaAGAAGCTTGCGCTGTGTTGCGATTGCGTATAGATCACATCAAATGGACAAAGTTCCTACTGATGAAGAGCAACTATCACAATGGAATGTGCCTGATGATGACCTTGTTTTGCTGGCTATTGTTGGGATAAAG GATCCTTGTCGCCCGGGTGTAAAGGATGCAGTGAGAGTATGCACAAATGCTGGTGTCAAG GTTCGCATGGTAACTGGAGATAATATTCAAACAGCAAAAGCAATTGCTATGGAGTGTGGAATACTTGCTTCAGACGCGGATGTTGGTGAACATGATGTAATTGAAGGGAAGACATTCCGTGAATTATCGGAGAAAGAAAGGGAACTAGTTGCACCAAAAATTTCG GTGATGGGAAGGTCTTCTCCTAATGACAAGCTTTTACTGGTGCAAGCATTACGTAAAGGAGGGGAAGTCGTTGCTGTAACTGGAGATGGAACTAATGATGCTCCTGCTCTCCATGAg GCAGATATAGGTCTTTCCATGGGGATCTCAGGAACTGAAGTTGCTAAAGAAAGCTCCGATATCATTATATTGGATGATAATTTTGCATCAGTTGTAAAG GTTGTCCGCTGGGGCCGTTCTGTATATGCAAATATTCAGAAATTTATCCAGTTCCAGCTTACTGTCAATGTTGCAGCTCTTATAATCAATGTTGTGGCAGCTATTTCAGCTGGTGATGTGCCATTGAATGCAGTGCAG CTTCTATGGGTGAATCTTATCATGGATACTCTTGGAGCATTGGCACTGGCAACTGAACCACCCACTGATCATCTTATGAAAAGATCTCCAGTTGGTCGGAG GGAGCCTCTGATAACAAATATCATGTGGAGGAACTTAATTGTCCAG GCTTTGTATCAAGTCACTGTCCTCCTTGTTCTGAACTTTTTTGGAAAGGGTATTCTGAACTTAGATCATGACAGTCAGGAGCATGCTAATAAGTTAAAGAATACCCTGGTTTTCAATGCATTTGTCTTCTGTCAA ATATTCAATGAGTTCAATGCTCGAAAGCCAGACCAAATGAATGTCTTCAGTGGAATTACAAAAAACCGTCTTTTTGTGGGGATTGTGGGAGCTACATTTGTACTACAG ATACTTATCATTGAGTTCCTTGGCCACTTCTTCTCAACGGTTAGACTCAACTGGAGTCTCTGGCTTATTTCCCTCGTTATTGGAATTATCGG CTGGCCGCTCGCTATGGTTGGAAAATTGATTCCAGTTCCAAAGACTCCATTTGCCAAGATCTTCATTAAGCCATACCAGCGATGCATAGCTGCTCGGAGTGCTTAA